A stretch of DNA from Mobula hypostoma chromosome 22, sMobHyp1.1, whole genome shotgun sequence:
ctagacctccccaacatcgggaacaatcttcccgcatctagcctgtccaatccctttaggatcttatatgtttcaatcagatcccccctcaatcttctaaattccaacgagtacaagcccagttcatccagtctttcttcatatgaaagacctgccatcccaggaatcaatctggtgaaccttctttgtactccctctatggcaaggatgatCAAAGAATTTATTTAAAAGTCAGAGAAAGAAGATGGCTAAGGCACTGGCCTCCTAAGCCAGGGAttgtgggttcaaatcccatcTGGGATGGTGTTAAATTTTCATTTTTATCTGACTAATTTTTGTGGGCAGCATGGTAGAAtagctgtttccttaacactgtTGAGCAGGGACCCAGGCTCAATTCTCAGCAccgactgtaaggagtttatacattctccccgtgattcagtgggtttccgctgggtgctctggtttcctcccaaggtCCAAAACGTGCGAGTCAGGAGATTAATtcgtcacatgggtgtaattgggtgtcacTGGATTGTGGGGCTGTTACCGTGCTGGGTCTCTAGATTACAATGATGACTGAATTCATTGAAAGGAATGAGGAACAATGACTGCCCATCGAtcagcaacacatacaaactgctggaggaacgcaggaggtcaggaggcatctatggaaatgaatacagggctgagacccttcaggactggaaagaaagggtgaAGACGCCACAGtaacggggtgggggtgggggggggaggaggacaaactagaaggggaatgggtgaggccaggaaagataaagggctggagaagaaaagagcaagggagaaagggaaggagggacaccaCAGGGAAGttgaaaggcaggtgagaagaggcaagaggtcaGAGCGGGGAATAGAAGTTGAAGGAAGgagaaaagaacaaaaagaaaaattactggaaggagaaattaatgttcacgccatcaagtTTGCAGCTACCTAAAGGGAATATGacgtattgctcctccaccccgagcAAAGacggaggccatggactgacacgtcaaAACAGAATTggggacaggaattaaaatggttggccaccaggatgCTACACCTGAATGAAACTTTAGCAGTTCAAAAAAAAGTGATTTGATATATTTTTACAGCAGAGGGAATTCAAACCCACTTAATTAATCAAAGGAAAAAAGAAGTTTCTCTTCACTTGTGGCAAATGTGGAGAGCAGTAATATACCTGCTGGTGTACTGCAATGATGAATCCAAAATCAGGtgggaggagtaacacctcatattgtaTTAAggcagcctccaacccgatggcacgaatttctctaatttccagtaacttttccccttcccctgctctaacctcatctgcctatcacctccccctggtgccactcctccttccttttcttctatggtccattcTCATCTTCTATTAGATACCTCCTTCAACCCTTAacttcttccacccatcaccttcatgcttattacttcatctcccctcccccttttaccTGGGGTCATTTATCTGCTGACAGAtcatactcctccccctcccacattcgTATTCTCTCTTCcgctccctttcctttccagtcctgatgaaacgttgactgcttattctgctccacaaacgctgcctgactaatcaagttcctccagcagtttgtgtgtttccagatgtccagcatctgcagaatctcttgtctttatgaTATACATTGTGGCCACATTATTACGTACACCtaatcattaatgcaaatatctaatcagccaattatgtagcAGCAACCGAAGTATGCAGTcatggtcgagaggttcagtCGCTTGTTAGACCAAACaccagactggggaagaaatataatcaaagttactttgaaattattactggtgccagatggggtggtttgagtatctcataaactcagattttcacacataacagtctctagcatcacagagaacagagtgagaaaacatctagtgagcagcagttctgagtgaaaacgccttgttaatgagaggtgaggagaatgaccaggctgtccggaaggtgacggtaactctAATAACCatctgttacaacagtggcgtgcagaagggcatctctgaatgcataaaatgttgaaccttgaagtggacgggctacagcagcagaagaccacggctgtggccactttactgggtgcactcctgtacctaataaaattggCACCAAGTGTACGTGTACCACCTCCAAAATTTCTAATTCTAAACTTCACttgtcacctgtacattgaaacatctacTACCACTGAATCAATATATTTCAGGATTACCTGCCATTGCAAACATGCTACCACACGTACCAGGACAAGTTTCTACCAAATTATGTTACCAAAATACCGAAAAAAAGAAATGACCTAACCTGCGTTGGGTTCATCCATTGAGAAGGCCTTGTTTTCTATGTACATGTGCTGGGCTTGCTGCTCTTTCAAGATGGTCTCATAGCCCACGCCTCTTGTAGGATAGACCTCCTCGACATAATTCTGCTCCATGCTAGCCTTGGTCAGGTGGCAGATCTCGGGGATGATGTAAAGAAAGACAAACACCCAGGCATTGGCAACCAATGCAATGGAGATGGTCGGGTTATTCCAGCGCTGGCTTCCCACTTTGTCATTCCCGTAAATATACATCACAATCCATGCAATCCAAATGGCGATGGAGAAACTAATCGTGACTAGGATAAAAATGCCATGTTTCTTCCAGTGTTTGAAATGACCACATTGAGAGGCCACAGCCATGCCAAAGGTGACCACGATTAGGAACATGATATAAATTAAAGCCATGACAAAGTCCATTTCAGCAATATTGCAAGGATCTCCAAGTGGCACGGAGTGGGTGCTGTTGTTTCGTACAATGGTAATTATTAACCACTCAGTGTTAATTATCACTTCCACAAGGGCAAGAGAAAGAGCCAACAGAAAGACATACCACGCTTTGGGACCATCATTTTTCCTGACAAGGAAATTAAGTCGGAAAGCATGTGCCAACAAGCATGAAAAACAGATGCCAAAAAGTACCCCAAACAGGAACCTTCTAGAGGCGCAGGTTGCAAAGTCCTCGCTGACGATGAAATCAAAATCCAGGCAGAAAAGCCCAAAggtgccaaagatgaaaaaaaGCTGGACGCCAACCACACTTTTCTTCTTGCCGTCTTGAATGAAGGGTATGCTGGCTACCAATACGAGCTCGAGCACGAAGCAACTCAGAATGCCGGCACTGGCTATTGCCTGCAGCACGATCCCCCAGACGGCCGACAAATCACAGAGGTTGAAGTAAAGGGGGTCGAGGGTGACAGAGCAACCCGCTGGCGCTGCGGCAGCAGACACTGCAAGAAGAGCAACCACCAGAAGACACAGTGGCGAGATCAGCATCGTCTCCAGCTTGGGCTGTTCTTTGACTAGAGCTCAGAACTTGTCTCGTACCTGGAAAAGTGAAGAACACAGACTGTCAGCTATCAAATTACGCTGTAGTCAGCTATTGGGTACACACCTACTGATTTAATTCTACAGCAACGAGAGGAGAAAATGGATATCTGCCCTCAGAGCCACAATAAGCACTTGGTCAACTTTAAAATTAAGCATATAATTTCTAATTCAGGATAACAATTTTTCACCACTAAGAATACTTTTTTAAAACAATAATTTGCCATGTAACGttttttaaataaaagcacgTTGCTAAGAACTTCTCCATTCAAGCAGTTTCAAGACCATGTGAACCCAATTAAGTTATTAAATGAATAAGACTGCCAgcctttcatttttaaaaaatatatatattcccCAGGCATATTACTCTCCACCATCACCCCTTGCCAACTTCCCCCAAGAATGCTCAGTCATTtctaaagcaaaatcaaatgCCCCACTGTTGTATGGGCACCGACCCAATCAAGTGGCCAGAGTAGATCAAAtattaatctgaggaaagaaatggacagttgacagactggaaaaggtgggggaggggggaagaagccaaaataaggtaGGGGGAAATAGGAAGGTGTACATGCTAGAAGATGACAGTGAAGACAGGTGAGGGGGATaggtggggatgaagtgagaagctgagaggtgacaggTAGAGAAGTGAAGGGCTGAGGAAGGAATCTGGTGggccatggcagaaagggaaagaggagaggcacTAGAGGGAAGTGAGACGAGCAGACCCTTtacatcaggagttcccaacctggggtccatggcattttaAAAAGGGTTGGGCACTTTTATATCGACTGCTCATTCCTTTACAGAGAAGCTGCccagcctgttgagttcctccagcattttgtttattctggattttcagcatctgcagaatcttctgttAATCTGAGGTTCTAGAGACATTCAAACTGCAAGAGTGGTACAATTATGACAATGCAAAACTATTAGATTTCTATAACTTACCAACATTACTTCGTAAATAGAAAGTACACTGCAAAAGGAATGCTCAATCTCAAAACCCTGTTGCCATTCTCTAGTTAGTTTCTGTGAGGATACACTGTCCTTTCACAAATTACAGTAAATTCCGGTTAACTAGGCtgttggttaatcagggcagccccttatttgggacaaatcttAAAGAAGAGTAACtagttgagaaaatagccaggattcccttcttTTTATTTGGGACGTCAcgtcacttaattgggacagaaggctgttgctgaacagtttctaattagcgtCAGACACAATACATTTGAGTGGCCATTAGACACCAAAACTGTGGttgcagaggagagagagagagatgaagcatct
This window harbors:
- the gprc5c gene encoding G-protein coupled receptor family C group 5 member C, which encodes MLISPLCLLVVALLAVSAAAAPAGCSVTLDPLYFNLCDLSAVWGIVLQAIASAGILSCFVLELVLVASIPFIQDGKKKSVVGVQLFFIFGTFGLFCLDFDFIVSEDFATCASRRFLFGVLFGICFSCLLAHAFRLNFLVRKNDGPKAWYVFLLALSLALVEVIINTEWLIITIVRNNSTHSVPLGDPCNIAEMDFVMALIYIMFLIVVTFGMAVASQCGHFKHWKKHGIFILVTISFSIAIWIAWIVMYIYGNDKVGSQRWNNPTISIALVANAWVFVFLYIIPEICHLTKASMEQNYVEEVYPTRGVGYETILKEQQAQHMYIENKAFSMDEPNAANKSKSPYSGYSGYNGQLHNSVYQPTEMALMNKPSPLENPYDHYIPRVTISQSAFSSNASTLRAEDAFTDENHQTAQQEGSSGQTF